The DNA region GTTTTTGCTTCGGACTCCCGGACTAACGCGGGTTCGGACCAGGTGAGTTGCTACGGCAAGATGCACACCCTGGGCATTCCGGGGGAAAGGCAGTTTGTCATCCTGAGCGCGGGGAACCTGGCAACGACCCAGGCGGTGATTGCCCAACTGCGGCATGAGTTGAAGGATGATCCTGACTGCCCACTGAACAAGGCGCCTTATATGAATGAGGTGGCGGATTACATTGGCGAGGTTAGCCGCCTGCGGCAAAAGCGGCATCGGGACAAGGAGTCCCCTAACGCGGGTTTCAGCCCCGCCGCGAGTTTTATCCTGGGGGGACAGATCGCGGGAGAGGCGCCCTGCCTGCACATGATTTATCCCGAGGGCAACCACATCACCACCTCCCGGGCGACACCCTTCCTGCAAATCGGGGAGGCCAAGTATGGCAAGCCGATCCTGGATCGCATCATCGAGCAGAAATCAACCCTGGAGGACGCAGCGCGCTGCGCCCTGGTCTCCATGGACTCAACCATGAAGAGCAATGTCACCGTGGGGCCGCCGGTGGAATTGCTGCTCTACGAACGTGATTCCCTGGTGCTACGGATGTACCGCCGCCTGGACGAGCAGGATGCCTATCTCAACGCCCTGCGCGCCAGTTGGGCGGAAAATATCCGCTTGGCCATAGCCGCTCTGCCACCCTTTACGCTGGAGGCGACTGGCCAGCCACCTGGCGCATGAGGGCTGGACCAGCTGGACTCTCGGCCTGGTGTAAGTGCGTGAACCAGGTCTTGCGGATGCCTTCGTGGATGCTGGATATGCCTATTTGCAGGGCATCCAGCCCTTGATGCAGGCCAGGACCATCCAACTCGCCGGGTTTGATGTCATCGAGGTATTGGCGCGCCGCCCGGACCCGGCGGAGCATGTCACCATGCAGGGGCAGATTCCCCAGGCAGGCCTCGGCCTCGTCCAGACAGTGGCGGATAGAGCGGGGGAAGTTGCCATCATGGAGCAGGTA from Chromatiaceae bacterium includes:
- a CDS encoding peptidase gives rise to the protein MTYCVGISVDAGLVFASDSRTNAGSDQVSCYGKMHTLGIPGERQFVILSAGNLATTQAVIAQLRHELKDDPDCPLNKAPYMNEVADYIGEVSRLRQKRHRDKESPNAGFSPAASFILGGQIAGEAPCLHMIYPEGNHITTSRATPFLQIGEAKYGKPILDRIIEQKSTLEDAARCALVSMDSTMKSNVTVGPPVELLLYERDSLVLRMYRRLDEQDAYLNALRASWAENIRLAIAALPPFTLEATGQPPGA